The nucleotide window GTTCTAGCGGTAGAGAATCTCAATGTAAAAGGCATGGTCAGAAACCATAACTTAGCCAAAGCAATTAGCGATGTTGGATGGGGAATGTTTATGACAATGCTTAAATACAAGGCAGAAAGAGAGGGAAAAATTTATCTAGAAGTTGACCGATTTTTTGCATCTTCTAAGACTTGTAATCACTGTCTAAATCAAGTCAAAAGTCTTCCTCTTGATATTAGATTTTGGGACTGCCCTTACTGCCTAACAAAAAACATTGACCGAGATATCAACGCCTCAAAAAATATTAGGGATGAAGCCTTACGGATATTAGCGGTGGGACGCATCGCTACAGCCTCCCGAGACAATGTAAGACGTGCGCTCTTGTGACATTAGTTATCTAACGGACGCTGTTGTCGGTGAATGAGGAATCCCCGAACGCAGCGCAAGCGAAGTTCGTGGGAGTCGTCAATGTAACAAGTTTTCTTGAATCTGCTAACTAGGGCGATAAAATCCTTTAAAGTGTGATACTAGGGTTTAAAAGCATGAGAGAGAACAAATCAATATGCACCTAAGTGAAATTACTCATCCAAATCAATTACATGGTTTATCAATTCGTCAATTAGAAGATATTGCCCGTCAAATTCGAGAAAAACATTTACAAACCGTTGCCACCAGTGGGGGACATCTGGGCCCAGGTTTAGGGGTTGTGGAACTGACGATCGCCCTGTATCAAACTCTCGATTTAGACCGAGATAAGGTAATCTGGGACGTGGGTCATCAAGCCTATCCCCATAAGATGCTGACAGGACGCTACAATAACTTCAATACTTTACGTCAAAAAAATGGGATAGCGGGTTATCTCAAACGGTGTGAGAGCAAATTTGACCACTTTGGAGCAGGACACGCTTCTACAAGTATTTCTGCTGCCCTAGGAATGGCCTTAGCTAGAGATGCTCAAGGAGAAGACTACAAAGTCGCCGCCATTATTGGGGATGGTGCGTTAACGGGAGGAATGGCCTTAGAAGCGATCAATCATGCCGGTCATTTACCCAACACCAACCTAATGGTGATTTTAAATGATAATGAAATGTCTATTTCTCCTAATGTGGGGGCAATTTCTCGCTATTTAAATAAAGTTCGTCTCAGTGAGCCGGTTCAATTCCTCAGCGATAATCTCGAAGAACAATTTAAACATCTGCCTTTCTTCGGCGATGTCACCCCAGAAATGGATCGCCTTAAAGAAGGGATGAAACGTCTCGCTGTGCCAAAAGTTGGCGCAGTCATTGAAGAACTGGGATTTAAATATTTTGGCCCGATCGATGGTCATAATTTGCGAGAATTGATCAATACCTTTAAACAAGCTCATAAAGTACATGGCCCTGTGTTTGTTCATGTGGCCACCGTTAAAGGAAAAGGGTATGAATTAGCCGAACAAGACCAAGTCGGTTATCATGCTCAAAGCCCCTTTAATTTAGTCACCGGTAAACCCATTCCCTCCAGTAAACCCAAACCTCCCGGTTATTCAAAAGTTTTTGCCCATACTTTAACGAAACTGGCCGAAAATAATCCCAAAATTATTGGCATCACCGCCGCGATGGCCACCGGAACCGGCTTGGATAAACTTCAGCAAAAACTTCCTAAACAATACATTGATGTGGGAATTGCCGAACAACACGCGGTTACTCTGGCGGCAGGGTTAGCTTGTGAGGGAATGCGTCCCGTTGTAGCCATTTATTCTACCTTCTTACAACGGGCCTATGACCAAGTGATTCATGATGTCTGTATCCAAAATTTACCCGTTTTCTTCTGTATGGATCGGGCTGGGATTGTTGGGGCAGATGGGCCGACTCACCAAGGAATGTATGATATTGCTTATCTGCGGTGTATTCCCAATCTTGTGATTATGGCCCCCAAAGATGAAGCAGAATTACAACGGATGATCGTCACCGGGGTTAATTATACCGATGGGCCGATCGCTATGCGTTATCCTCGTGGGAACGGGTTAGGTGTTCCCTTAATGGAAGAAGGATGGGAAGCTTTACCCATCGGAAAAGGGGAAATTCTCCGCAATGGGGATGATCTGTTATTGCTCGGATATGGCACGATGGTTAATACCGCGATGCAAGTTGCTGAAATTTTAGGGGAACATGGAATAGAGGCAACTGTGGTTAATGCCCGTTTTGTCAAGCCTTTAGATACAGATTTAATCGTACCTTTAGCCAAACAAACCGGTAAAGTTGTGACCTTAGAAGAAGGTTGTCTGATGGGAGGTTTTGGATCTGCTGTCGCTGAAGCCTTATTAGATCACAATGTTTTAGTACCAGTTAAACGCTTTGGTGTTCCGGATCAGTTAGTGGATCATGCTAAACCGGATGAATCTTTTGCTGATTTGGGATTAACCAGTTCTCAAATTGCCGATGAGGTGCTTAAAAGTTTCTTTAAAACTCAAGAACCTTCTGTAATTAGTTAACCCGTAGGGTGGGCATTGCCCACCTTTTTAGTGAACAGTGAACAGTAAACAGTGAACAGTTATTAAGTAGTTGAGGGACAAAACCCAACACCTTGACCGAGTGACCCATTGCCGTTCCTGCTTTTTTAACCTAGTAGGAGTTACGCATATTGAAAAAAACAAGCACTAAACAGAAAACCACACTCAAACAGATATGAATAGGCTTCTGGCTGACATTGGATTTGGATCATGGATACAACGGACATGGGCGGCGGTTTTATTAAGCGGGCGGGCTATTTTTTTTGTGAGTATTGGCAAGATTGATAGACAGCTTACCCTAGAGCAAATGATGGCAGTTGGGCCAGGGTCTCTAGTCATTGCTTTAATTACGGCGGCTGTCATTGGTATGATCTTTACCATTCAGGTAGCACGGGAATTTTTAGCCCTAGGAGCAGGTAGCGCTGTAGGAGGGATTTTAGCTTTATCCTTAGCGCGAGAACTTAGCCCGATTATGACTGCGGTAATTGTAGCCGGGCGTGTCGGTTCAGCGTTTGCTGCGGAAATTGGCACAATGCAGGTGACAGAACAAATTGATGCTCTTTATATGCTCAAAACTGATCCGATAGAATATTTAGTCGTCCCTCGTTTAGTAGCTTGCTGTGTGATGGTTCCCTTGATGACTATTATTGCTCTTGTGATTGGTTTAGCAGGAGGTTTACTCATCGCTAGTTCTATCTATGATATTTCGATCGAAGTTTTTTTAGACTCCATTCAAACCTTCCTTAAAATTTCCGATATTTTAAGCGGGCCGATTAAAGGGATAGTTTTTGGGGCTTTAATTGCCATTATAGGTTGTAATTGGGGATTAACCACGACTGGGGGAGCTAAAGGGGTAGGAGAATCTACGACGGCGGCTGTAGTTACTTGTCTATTAGCTATTTTCGTTTCTAACTTTTTCCTCTCTTGGATTATGTTTCGAGGAGCAGGACAAGGTGCGAGTTTAATTGGACAATAATAAAGTAGGATGCGTCCGGTGACGCATCAAAAACCCTAATGTGATTAATTCAATTAAGGTTGAGATGGGGTAATATTTTTCGGTTTAATAGGAGTAGGAGTTACATTTTTAGGCTTTAAAGAGATATTTTCCCTAGACTGAATTCGATTAACTTCAGCCTCAACCCGGTTTAAAACTTGAGCATATTCTAATTGTTGTTGCAGTTGTTCGCTAGAAGAAACAAGATTACTTAATCCTTCAATTACCCTCCTAAGATCTCTCCGAAACTGGGGATTTCCTGTTAATTCATCGAGATCTGAAGTAATTTTATTGGCATTTTCAAAAACGGCACGGGCAGCATCAAGAATTTGTTGTAATTGTACAATTGTGGCTGGATCATTAAGTTTAGCGGAAATATCCCGTAAATTCCCGGTTAAGGCAGCAGTATTATTGGATATAGTATCCAAATTAGTCACCAATTTACTTTGTTCGACTTGAGTTAAAATCGGGCCTAACTTGCGTAAAGTCGCGGCTAATTCTTGGCTAGTTTCTCCCAGTCCAACTAAAGTGTTACCAATATTCCCCTGATTAACGGTAATAAATCCGCGAATTTGTTCAGAAAATCCTTGTAGAGACACTAAAGTAGAATTTAAATTTTTAAGCGTATCTTGCCGTTCCGCTTCTTCTAATAAACTAGAGGCTTGATTTCCTAAGCGTTGAAGACTACCGGCGGCCTGATTGATATCACCTGTTACCTGATCGATCTGACTGGCGGCTTGATTAACACTATCGGCGGCCTGATCGATAGAAAGCAAGGTATTATCAAGTCTGTTAATGGTTCTGTTGCTTCGGGTATCTTTAATTAACCCCGATGCCTCTTTGCTAAAGCTACTAATATTACCGAGTGCATCTGTTGTTCTTTGGGCAATGACTCTAACAGTCCCCGTAAATTCGGGATCGTCGATCACGTCAGCAATACGTAAAAGAGAGCGAATTAAAGCATTAACATCTAATTTCCCCTCCCCTTGTAATCTTGACCCATTACAAATAATAATCGCCCGATTACACTTAGGATCGAGGGGGTCAGCTTTAACGCCTTCAGGGGGCAATCCTTCAACAGGAATAATATCGATAGAGGTTTCCCCTACCAAACCCGCTTGTACTGCTTCGATGGATGAGTTGGCAGGAATCAAGCGATCGGCGGGTGAAATTTCTACCCCAATGGCCACCCCTCCCGGTTCAGGATTAATCGAAACAATCCGCCCCACTCTCACCCCTCGGTAAGCGACTCGCGTTCCTACACTCATCCCTCCAGCATTGGGAAAAATAAAGGTTGCTCGATAACTGCGATTTCCGAAACTAAAATTACTCAGCCACAAAATCAGCCAGCCTAATAACCCTAAAGCCACTAAAATTGTCAACCCTACAGCGCTTTGAAGCATGAAAGGCGATAATCTTCCATTCCCTGTCCCACTTCGCATCGTTTAATCCTCAACCACCTGTTCAAGCACAATAGAAACTCTCTCGCTAATTCTATCGAAATTCCTAAAATCTGAATCTCTTTATTGAGTCAAAATTAAGGAAGTAGACAGGATAAACTATTGAGTAAACTCTACTTGATCGACGGCTTCTAGCGATCGCCCACCCGTTTCAATACGATAAAAATAAGTAATAATTGCAGCCAAAACACACAGCAAAGAGAGTACTATCAATAAAGTAGCCGTTCCGAGAGAGTTTTGCAAAAGCGGTAAGGCAAAAGTCCCCACAACCGCTCCGGCTTTAGCAAAAGCAGCAGCAAACCCGGCTCCACTGGCGCGAATTGAAGTCGGAAAGATTTCTCCCGATAAGAGAAAAGTAGTAGAATTCGGCCCAGCATTCATCATGAGATTAAACACCAAAAAACCACAAAAAACCAGGGTAATATTAGTTTCATCCCCTAAACTATTAGATGCCGCCAAAATTAACAGTCCTATAGCCATTCCCAAAAAGCCGATAATTTGCAATTTCATCCGTCCCACTGGCTCAATTAAAATGACAGCCATGATAAAACCGGCAATCAAAAACAAATCTACAAACGCCGAACCTTTAGCCGATGCCATTTCCCTGGCCATAAAATTATCTTCCCTCGCAAAGGCTAAAACGCCGATAATCGCAGGAGTAAAAATTCCAATACCATAAGTAGCAATATCTTGTAAAAACCAAGGCACTGAGGCTAAAATTGTCCGTTGGCGATATCCAGACGCAAATAACGCCCAATAGGGTAAATTCGGTTCACGTTGCGGGGGGTCGGTTTCGGGAGTAATATTAATGGGTTCATCCAGTAGGGTAGAAGCCGCTTTAGACGCTTCCTCATACTCTCCTCTGGCAATATAATACCGAGGACTTTCGAGTAAAAAACTTAACCGTAAGATCCCGACAGCGATCGCTAATAATAATCCTACCCCAAGCATCCAGCGCCAAGCGTACTGAATCGCCGGTTGTGGAGAGTCGGGGTAAAGGAGATTAAAAATATGAATCACAAAAAGTCCGGTTATTGCTCCTAAAAAAGCACCAAAAGCTTGAAAAGTAAATGCCCCAATGACCATCCGACCTCGTAACCGAGAAGGGACATTTTCAGTAATATAAGAGACACTAATGGGATAATCGGCCCCAATTCCTATCCCGACCAAAAAACGAAAAATAATTAAGGAAACCCCATTCCAAGCCAGTGCTGTTCCGGCGGTAGCAATGACAAAAATAGCCACATCTACTAATAACATAACTTGTCGCCCGATTTTGTCGGTAACAGGGCCTAGAGTCAAAGATCCTAATAAAGAACCGGATACTGCCGCCACAGCTACAGCCGCAATTTCTACAGCAGTCAGACTAAAATCTCGTTGCAGGAAAGGAAGGGCAACGCCAATGATAAAAAAATCAAATCCATCAAGGGCGATTAAGCCGGCAGATAAAGCCCACAGTAGCCACATTGTGGGAGTAATCTTAGACTGATTGAGACGTTCTTCAAAAGATGTAGGTTGAGTAATTGTTGTCATTGTAGATTTGAGTTGTAATTGAGCCTAATTTGAAAGAGCAACCGACTTGATTTTACTGTTAATTTCTTTTAAATTAAACGATAAAGACTTTGTACAGGAGTAAAAATTACCCTCGTTAAAAACGGCGATTAAACAGGGTTTTAGATTGAAAAAGCTAATTTTTGCCCTGGCTGTTCGGCTGACTCTTCACCTTAAGCGAGCCTCATGAAAGCAATGAGAGAACCTATTTTAGAGCGAGTCACTCCCCTAAAGCTAAAACTTATTTTCTCTACGGCTTAAATATTATTTTAGAAAAGGGTCTCTTTTTGTAGTAAATTGATATCTTTAGTTAGGTGAGCATTTTATCTAACTTATTATCAAGCTATATAATAATTTGGTCAGAGGAAATGAAAAAATTAAGTTATAAAAAAATTACTTTACCTGTTTTGATTATTGTTATTACAGTTTTAATTGTTTTTACGGTCAACTGGATTTTAAACCATCAAAAAGTTGATACTTTAATTTTAGCAACGGGGAATGAAAAAGGACAATATTATGCCTTTGGAAAAGCGTTATCTAAGGTAGTAAAAAAACATAATTCCAAAATTAATATTGAAGTTTTATCGAGTGAAGGATCAAAGCAAAATGTGGACTGGTTAAAGAAAGAAAAAGCTCAATTAGCCATTGTTCAAAGTGATACATTACTGAGTCCGTCTATTGAAGTGGTTAGTCTTTTATTTCCTGAAGTTTTTCATTTATTAGTGAGAGAAGAAAAAGGGATTAAAAGTTTTAGTGATTTAAAAGGAAAAAAAATTGCTTTAATGTCAAAAAAAAGCGGTTCTTATGCTTTATTTGAAGTTTTAAGTCATCATTACGGTCTAAAACCTTCAGAATTTATCCCTTTATCCATGTCCTTAGACGAAGCTATTCGAGCCTTAGAAACGGGAAAAGTGGATGCTATGTTTCAGGTCATAGCATTAGGAAATCCTAATATAACACGACTCTTACAAAATCGAAACATTGAGCTAGTTTCTATTGATCAAGGCGCAGCTTTACAACTCTTAGTTCCTGCCCTTGAAAATACTATTATTCCCAAAGGAACGTATAACGGAGCAATTCCTATTCCGGAAAATGACTTATCAACCGTTGGAGTCAGAGCCACCTTAGTAACCGATCGTCAAATTGAATCTAGTTTGATTTATGAAATTACTCGAATTTTATACGAAGCTCGTAATGAGTTAGTCAAAGAAAATGTGCAAGCCGCTATGATTTCTCTGCCCAATTCTACCGATCAGATCGGTTTTGCTTTTCATCCGGGTGCTAAAACTTACTATGATCATGATCGACCTAGTTTTATTGTTGAGTATGCTGAACCAATTAGCTTAGGAATGTCGGTGGTGGTACTTTGTTTTTCAGGATTATGGCAATTACGAATATGGATACAAGGGAAGAAAAAAAATCGGGCTGATGTTTACAATATCCAATTAATTGAGTTAATTGAAAAAATTAATCAGGCTCAAAATCTTAAAGAATTAAGAGAAATTCAAGTTCAATTATGGGAAATATTTGAAAAAGTGATTATTGATTTAGACTACGATCGGATTTCAGCAGAATCCTTTCAATCTTTTACCTTTCCTTGGAATGTTGCCCTCAAGTCGATTCATCATCGAGAAACCCTTTTAAGCACAATACAAGATCATCAATTATGGAAAGACAATTCTGTAGCCAAAAATCATCAAAATTTATAGGATTAATCTGTTTCCTACAAGAAGCTTCAGTCCTGAAAAGGTTTAATTGGTTAAAGTTAAAGGATCTAGCTCTAAAAGCTCTCCTGACTCGATTAAAAACTAAGTCGTTGAACCCAATTCAAACCCATTGATATTATAAATTTTTGTTAAAAAATTTAGAGTTTATTTATAGATTTTCATCTTTCTCAAGTTTAAGAGGAATAATAGAATTAGATAGGAGTTATAGCACTACTCATTAAGATTAGGACAGGATTAGAAACTAAAACGGAAGTTCCAATCAACTGTTGCCTGTTGCCTAGTGCTACGCGCTCTAAAAAAGTGATTAGGGATAAGGAGGTAATTTTGATGACAAATTCAACGACCTGCTTTACCTTAAATGCGATTAAAGATGAAGCCCGTCATCTTGTTGCTGCTGGTTATTTAGAGCGACGAATGCCAATTTTATCTTTATGGAAATACATTCCTTGCCGTGAATGGATACAACTAGAGTGTGAATTAGAAAGGAATGATTATTTACTTAGAGATCCTATTGGAGATTTAATAGAAACTGAAAAATGGATAGAAGATTAAATAAAAATTCAATAATTTAACTAAAAATAACTCTTTTTCTTAAAAGAAGGGGATAAATATCAATGACTAAAATTTCTGATAAAATTAATAGCTTATGGATTACATTTTTGCTAGGGACGTTATTTCATACACAACTAGGGTTAATGCCTTTATTTCATGGGCAAAATATAGCTCATAGTCATGAAACTGGCTCTATAGACTGGATTTTATGGCTAATGCTGCTATTTTTTATCGTTCCGAGTCTAGCTATTATTAGCAATCTTTTCAGTGAGTCCTATCAGTATCGCGTCTTTCATTTTTGGCTAACCGTTGTTTATTCAGTCTTGAATTTTATCCATTTAGTGATGGATTTGTTCGTTTCTCCTATTGCTTGGTATCAAATTGCTTTAATGGCTGTTTTATTGGGGATTGGATTAATTCTCAATGTTGTTTCCTATCAATGGATGAAAATTCGCTCTTTAAAGGAAAATTATCATCATTAAGAAACTATTTATCTAAAAATGAAGTAATATCATTTGGTTAAATGCTTGCTACAAAAAATATTTGTATTTGCCCCCTTTTTTAAGGGGAGGGAGCGCTCTTGGTATAACTTTAATAAAAGTTCAGGGACTAATTAAGTTTAGAGGAAAGGGTAATCAACGGCTTTAAAAACTTATATAGTCGAAACACCTGTTTTTTTTGCGTTGCGGTTAAGGGTTTCGGCAGAGTCTGCTGTGATTATTTAGGTTTGAGCTTGAATGATTTGAGAAAATACTGAAGATTTATGTATCGACAAAATTAACTTTTTAAAAGATTATATAGCTGTTCATTTCACTATGAAAAGAAAAATAAATTTTTCAGGTGATTGTCTCAACAGCAGTTGCTATAGATTCTGATTGAAAAATGAAAATCATGCTTATTTGTTCAACCGGAGGACATTTTAGAGCTATTCAAGAACTCAAGCCTTTTTGGGAAACTCATGAACGCATCTGGATTACATTTTACACGCCAGCTACTCAAAATTTTTTAGCAGAAGAAAACGTTTATTGGGCTTGGAGTCCTACTAATAGAAATTTACCCAATTTAGTCCGTAATTTCCTCTTAGCTGGGAAAGTTTTATTAAAAGAACGCCCTTCCTTAGTCATTTCTACCGGGGCAGGAGTGGCAGTTCCCTTTTTAATTTTGTCAAAACTTTTAGGGAGTAAAACAGTATTTGTTGAATCAGCAACACGAGTGAATCAACTAAGTTTAAGCGCCAGATTAGCCTTACCTTTTTTAGATGTGCTTTATGTTCATTGGGAGCAACTTAAGTTACTTTATCCCATGTCTCAACTCATCATTTAATCCAAAAAGCTTATGATTTTAGTAACTGTCGGTACGGAACAATTCCCTTTCAATCGCTTAATGTTATGGATTAAAGTCTTATTAGAGCGAGAACTGATTGACGAAAAAATAGTTGTTCAATATGGAAGTTGCTCTATCCTCCCACTGGGAATAGAGTCTTTTTCAAAACTTCCACCGCCTCAATTCCAAGAAATAGTTCAAAAAGCAAGACTGGTAATAGGACACTGCGGAGAAGGAACGGTTCTCCTTTTGACTCAAATTTTTAAGCCTTATATTTTAGTTCCGCGAACTTGTTTATATGGAGAACATCTTGACGATCATCAAATTGAATTAGGAGTTGCTTTAGAACAGAAAAATATTCCTATTGCTTGGTCACCAGGAGATCTGGTCAGATTTATAGCTTCACCTCGATATGTTCCTATACCAAGGTTTAAGAGTGAATTTGTCTGTAAAGATCTTAAAAAACGCTTTTCTTAAAGCAAAAATACAAAAATTCAAGCCCTTTACATTAATCCCAATCTTACCCCTATGGTCAAACAGTTTTTACCCCTAACTCCAGAACTTGAAGTAACTGTTTTAAATAAAATTTCTTTAGTCCAGTTACCTGTTTACTTAGATTTTTCTTCTTCATTAGCTCTTGAGAGAACTTGTCAATTTCTTTTCCAGACTAAATGGTCTCAAATTATTCTTGATTTTGCTCAAACTACTTTTATAGATAGTTGTGGTATCGGTACGTTAGCCAATTTGATAAAATTAGCTAATGAAAAACAAATCCAAATCATTCTTTGGAGTGTAGAGTCTAAAATTCAAGAAGCTTTGAGAGCCGCAGGTTTTGAATCATCTCTAGTTATTGATGCAGAAACCCAATCAATTAAACGAGAAAATGATCTATTTAAAAAAAGCCAGTTAATCAGTCATCATCCTTCAGTTAACTCTTGGTTGAAAAGAGTAATAGATATTTGGGGAGCTTTAATAGGATTAAGCCTTACAGCTATTTTGTTTATGCCAATTGCTATCGCTATAAAACTCGATAGTCCTGGGCCGATTTTGTTTAGCCAAATGAGGCGTGGTTGGTTAGGAAAACCTTTTCGTCTCTGGAAATTTCGCTCAATGGTTGTTAATGCCGAAGAATTAAAACCCTTCATTGAAAATCAAATAAAAGGCCCTTTCTTTAAAAACAAAAACGATCCTAGGATTACTAAAGTAGGTCGATTTCTCCGAAAATCTAGTCTTGATGAATTACCTCAGTTTTGGAATGTTTTAAAAGGGGAAATGAGTTTAGTAGGAACTCGACCTCCTACGTTTGATGAAGTTGATCAATATACTATACCGATGTGGCAAAGGTTAAATGTGAAACCCGGCATAAGTGGTGAGTGGCAAATTAACGGTCGTTCTAAGATTAATAATTTTGATGAAGTCCTCGAATTAGATCTAAACTATCAAAAAAATTGGAGCATTATGTACGATGTAAAATTAATTTTCAAAACTTTATCAGTTTTTATAGACAAAAATAGTGGTTCTTTTTAAGAGTTTTAAAGGTGAAGTTCAAATGAAAAAAGTTTCTGTTATTATCCCAGTTTATAATGTCGAAAAGTACATAGCTGCAACTATACAGTCAGTTTTGAGCCAAACTTACCCCAATTTTGAACTCTTAATTATTGACGATAGTTCTCCCGACAACAGTATAAAAATTTGCCAACAGTTTACTGACTCTAGAATTAAGATTATTCATCAAAATAATCGAGGGTTGGCTGGAGCAAGAAATGCTGGAATTAGGAATGCTCAAGGAGAATACATCGCTTTTTTAGATGGAGATGATCTCTGGTTGCCTGAAAAACTCGAAAAACATATTCAGCATTTAGAGAGTTCTCCATTGATAGGGGTTAGTTTTAGTCAGTCTGCTTTTATTGATGAAGGGGGAAAACCGTTAGGAATTTATCAAGTTCCTCGAAAACTTCAAAATATTACCGCTCCTTATATGTTGTGTCGAAATCCGATCGGAAATGGTTCAGCACCAGTCATTAGACGGGAAGTTTTAGAGGAGATTAAGTTTCAAGATAATTTACAGGGTTATCCAGAAGATTTTTAT belongs to Gloeothece citriformis PCC 7424 and includes:
- a CDS encoding glycosyltransferase family 2 protein — protein: MKKVSVIIPVYNVEKYIAATIQSVLSQTYPNFELLIIDDSSPDNSIKICQQFTDSRIKIIHQNNRGLAGARNAGIRNAQGEYIAFLDGDDLWLPEKLEKHIQHLESSPLIGVSFSQSAFIDEGGKPLGIYQVPRKLQNITAPYMLCRNPIGNGSAPVIRREVLEEIKFQDNLQGYPEDFYFDEHFRRSEDIECWIRIAIRTSWKIEGIPEALTLYRVNTQGLSANWQEQLESWEKVIDKTRLYAPEIIHQWENPARAYQLRYLARRAVSQGSALMAVELIHKALGTSWLILVEEPRRTLMTWAASYLLFLLPDSFFNQLQYLAMKITGFTQKKRFIKSSLGNKYKSA